The Pantoea phytobeneficialis genomic sequence CATGCACCACGGCAACGTCTGCCGCGGCCAGTGCTGCGCGGGGACCAACCCCGGATTTCATCAGGATATGCGGCGAGCCAATCGACCCGGCAGCCAGAATCACTTCTTTACGGCATCGCAGGGCGGTCGCGTGGGTTTCTCCAGCTGCGATCACCCGCACCCCTTGCACCGTTTTCCCGTCCATGATTAAGGTTTCCACCTGGCAATCGGTCATGACGGTCAGGTTGCTTCTGCCAAGATGAGGGTGCAGAAAAGCGCGGTAACTCGACAGGCGCTGACCCTCCTTCTGCGTCACGTTGTAGATCCCCACGCCGGAGAGCGCAGGACCATTGAAATCGTGGTTTTCAGGCAGACCAGCCCGGACGCCTGCGGCGACAAACAGGGCAGATACCGGATTAGGATCGCGCGGTTTATCGACCAACAGCTCACCCTCAACGCCATGATAAGCCGCATCCTGTTGCAGAAGATTTTTCTCCGAGCGTTTGAACCAGGGCAAGACATCTTGCCATCCCCAGCCTTCGCAACCTGCCTGCTCCCAGAGATCATAATCCGAAGGTAAGCCACGGATATAAATCATGCTGTTCATTGAAGAGGAGCCGCCCAGCGCTTTGCCGCGCGGAACATGTATGTGTCGATTGCCCAGCCGTGGTTGCGGGGTGGAGTAATAATTCCAGCTAAACTTCTGACTTTTATACAGCGTGATGGTCCCGGCGGGTGTCTGAATGCGGGGTGTCTCGTCACTACTGCCAGCCTCAATCAGACAAACCTGGATATTTTCCTGTTCAGACAGACGCGCGGCCAGCACGGAACCCGCCGATCCCCCGCCAATAACGATGTAGTCGAATGCGTTGGTGTTATTCATGGTTGTCTCACTTAACCATTGAGGTTTGGGCAACCGGCTGGCTACGACTCAGCAGATAATAAACCGGCGAGACGATGGCTAAACCAACAATCCAGGAGATGTCGGCTCCGCCTAACATATTCGCCGCCGGACCGGTATAAATGGCGGTCGACATAAACGGAATCTCCACCACAATTCCCAGCAGATAACAGAAAATGGCTTTGGTATTGAAGTAACCATAAATACCGCCGTCACGACGGAAAAATGACGCCACATCATAATTACCGTGCGCAACCAGGTAATAATCCACCAGGTTGATGGCAGTCCAGGGAACTAATACATACAACAGCATCAGAATGAAGTTGGTGTAATTCACCAGGAAGTTTTCCTGACCGTACACGGCAATCGCCACTTCGATAAGGATGGTGATAATCGAGACAACAATACGCGCACCGGAAAGGGGTGACCATTTCGGCAGGAATGTTTGCCCCAGCGTCAGGGTACAGAGCACGCCACAATAAAGATTCATGGCATTGGTCGCCGCGATACCGATGGCAAAAACAATAATGACGGTTGAGGAGAGCCCGCCGGTCATATTCACAATCCCGGCAATTAAATCGCCATCCACAATACAAACCGACACCAGAATGCCGAGAATCATCGGAAACAGTGAACCAAGCACGCAACCGAGATAACTGCACCAGAAAACACTTTTTTCGCTGATATCTTTCGGCATGTAGCGCGAATAATCGGACACATAAGGGGCATAGGCCAATTGCCATAAAGCTGCAATTGAGATGGCACCGAGGAAGCCACTCAGGTTAAAGCCATTGCGAGCGAGAAAATCGCCTGGCAGGCCATGCACAAAAACAATCCAGACAAAGGCGGCGATCAGTACAATCCCCGATACCCAGGACATGATTTTGGTATAGGCATGAATCAGGTTGTAACCAAAGGCACAGGCAATCAGGCTGAGAATGGCCGAAACCAGAATCCCGGTATTGGTTGAAACCGGGGCGTAAATCGCATGCAGCGATTGGCCACCCAGTACCAGGTTAGAGGCGAGAAAGCCGATATACATAATGACCACCAGCGCGACAACCAGCACGGAACCATAAGAACCGAACTGACCACGCGTCTGTACCATTTGCGGCACACCGAGTTGTGGCCCTTGTGCTGAATGCAGTGCCATAAACAAGCCACCGGCAAGGTTACCAATCAATACGGCGAGGGTGGCCCACATAAATGACAGGTGGAAAATGCTGACCGCCAGCGCCCCGGTGATCACCGTGAGTAACATGATGTTGGAACCAAACCAGATAGTAAAAAGATCCCGTGGTTTGCCGTGACGCTCATTTAGGGGAATGGGCTGAATGGTGCTCAACTCAATGGATGCTGCATTCGCATTATCTTTAGGATTGTTTGTCATCATCGTTATCTCAACAATTTTATCCGCAGGTTTTGGCTCCACCCGAAAATCCGGGTCGAAGTAACAGTAAGGTTGACTGGATGTTGCAACAGGAGGCTATTGAGAGAAATGACGAAAAACCGAGGCAAACCCTATAAAAAAAAGAGGCAACGTTGTCCGGCGATGTAT encodes the following:
- a CDS encoding GMC family oxidoreductase, whose translation is MNNTNAFDYIVIGGGSAGSVLAARLSEQENIQVCLIEAGSSDETPRIQTPAGTITLYKSQKFSWNYYSTPQPRLGNRHIHVPRGKALGGSSSMNSMIYIRGLPSDYDLWEQAGCEGWGWQDVLPWFKRSEKNLLQQDAAYHGVEGELLVDKPRDPNPVSALFVAAGVRAGLPENHDFNGPALSGVGIYNVTQKEGQRLSSYRAFLHPHLGRSNLTVMTDCQVETLIMDGKTVQGVRVIAAGETHATALRCRKEVILAAGSIGSPHILMKSGVGPRAALAAADVAVVHDLPGVGQNLQDHLDGLVTVRSKSALTLGFSLAAWKPILTAPFRYLFARKGWLTTNYVEAGGFASTPLATGEPDIQFHFVPGYRSHRGRLFEWGHGYAIHTCVLRPKSIGSLRLGAGKQLEIDFNFLADPYDARVLVEGIKTARKILAQPEFAALRGEEMLPGKQVQSDEQLHQYVKEYCATVFHPVGTCKMGRDAMSVVAPDTLKVHGIDNLRVADASIMPTLISGNTNAPSIMIGERAAEMILRGGTLASTTSNKERAYA
- a CDS encoding purine-cytosine permease family protein is translated as MMTNNPKDNANAASIELSTIQPIPLNERHGKPRDLFTIWFGSNIMLLTVITGALAVSIFHLSFMWATLAVLIGNLAGGLFMALHSAQGPQLGVPQMVQTRGQFGSYGSVLVVALVVIMYIGFLASNLVLGGQSLHAIYAPVSTNTGILVSAILSLIACAFGYNLIHAYTKIMSWVSGIVLIAAFVWIVFVHGLPGDFLARNGFNLSGFLGAISIAALWQLAYAPYVSDYSRYMPKDISEKSVFWCSYLGCVLGSLFPMILGILVSVCIVDGDLIAGIVNMTGGLSSTVIIVFAIGIAATNAMNLYCGVLCTLTLGQTFLPKWSPLSGARIVVSIITILIEVAIAVYGQENFLVNYTNFILMLLYVLVPWTAINLVDYYLVAHGNYDVASFFRRDGGIYGYFNTKAIFCYLLGIVVEIPFMSTAIYTGPAANMLGGADISWIVGLAIVSPVYYLLSRSQPVAQTSMVK